The DNA region CGTGTGGGAAACACGAAGCTGAAGAAAGGGGTCTGTGGTGCAACGTGTGTTATCCTTTAACAAGTGAAATAGTGAAACAAGTGAAGGTAACCCAGGAAAGTCTCACCCTGATGTACGCCACAATGAACAGCCGCCCTCTTACTGAAATCCTGAGCGACGTCACAGAACCAGAAGCTTCAACCCCTGACCATACCCTGAGAATGAATGTAGGAAAAGGTATCCAGGTGCAGACAGAAAACAACGCATCATTTGACTGCATATATCACCGAGCCTGGATCCACGCACAAGTCCTAGCATATAAGTTCTGGGGAAAAGATGAAGAGCTGAGTATCTGAACACaatgaggaagagacaaagacaattgAAGCCATCTCGAAATCTTCAGGAAAGAGACCTTGTCTCATTGTCGAACAACGTACACCAAGAAATAAGTGAAGGCTAGATAGGGTGATAGAGGCTATGGCCGGTGAAAGTGATCACGTGAAAAAGGCTAAGGTTCAGATTAGTTCTGGACTCCTCATCAGAACTGTCGTGAGGTTATGCCTCTTAGAAGCATTATTATTCGAAACAGTGTGATTATTTTGTTGCTCCACTGTGGAGCAAAGGTGggagtgtagccgctgttatatcacatacttcgtatcagcagctggtatatcgtatttttggtatatcatgtattctgtaacaatacggagaggcccgtatggcataaattcatcttctatgtcacgatcgctgggaaggcgtcggcgagtaccaccgggtcaacacatggtccgtatcagccataagagctgacctgtcaagaaacgtgtttgtgtgaggggtcgtgccataggaagtggtgacggctcttcatatgatcaattctgtgagataacacgatcgcgacctaactaatgtataatatatgaagtagaatgttacttgacgttgtagcctgtgtatgttcatagTATGATAGCAGTTCGAGAGGAACCTCCTtgccgtcgagacgcccacatcattctggaatcagaccgttattctgatttctgactgttcccgcaatgcgtatgtatccaatatttgtaggaaGTTCTTATTATGTAATCTAACGTgagttgttatttagtggctttgaaatatttttgcatttatacaatcgatgtattatttaacaggtttgaccgctactgaataaaccctgagcgagtgctacgcagtggtatcagtcaccctagacccattgacaatatcttaggcgttctccggcgtccacacatatacatatataaaaatatatatataaatatatacatatatatatatttatatatatacgtatatatacatatatatatttatatatatgtatatatacacatatatatttacatgtatatatatacatatatataaatatatatgaatatatgtgtgtgtgtatatgtatatgtatatatatacttatatatatgccgtAGCACGCTTAATTACCGACGTGACTTGACCATTCAGTCCATGTATATGGACCTCTGTGCATATCATGTCTTACACGTAAGAAACAATAAAGCGAAAAGACTTTCtggatattcgtgtgttttcttgtacttcccttcgttgttctactttgTCCTTATTTGTTCGAGATGAATtccacatatgtgcatgtgtgtatgtgtgtctatatatatatatatatatatatatatatatatatatatatatatatatatatatgtatgtatatatacacacatatatatgcatatatatacgaaaataaatagataaatatatatatgtatatatacatatacatacatatgtatatgtatgtatgtatgtatcacatacacatacacacacacacacacacacacacacacacacacacacacacacacacacacacacacacacacacacacacacacacacacacgtatgcatttgcatatatgtaaatagagatTATAATTCATTGTATTCGACTATATTGCAAAATTAATATTagcgctatatatatgtatgtgtgtgtgtgtgtgtgtgtgtgtgtgtgtattcgattCACCGAGCAATTTATTAGAGAATACTATACTTCGGGAGGTTAAAtgctaattgtcattattaatgaaaatgcATGCTTCTAAATCGGTGCAGATACAATAACGTATAATGTATCATCCCAGCATAAGGAGTAAATGATTTTGAAATTGATATTAAACAAACATTATTAAATGTTGGCGATGGCAGTACCTAGAGAGAATATATGAGTGTTTTACCGAATCGCATTCAGTTGATTTTTTATGTTAGATAGCTTGATAGTTTTTCCTTGCTGTTATATAACGGTAGTTGATAACAATCTTGTGTATGCATATCACGAAACCTAAAGATACAACTGGTCGTGCTAGGTAATCTTGTAATGTGTATTCAGTCGGCTATTTAAGTTTGCATTTTCACCCAGGTCCCAAATTACTTGACAGGAACTCAGGCAGAAGTGTCTCCCACTGAAGTAGTTCGTTATTGCAATTTCTTCGGGTCGAGAGAAGCTCTTTTGTTCCGAAAGTAAGAAGAATTATTCATGGAATGTAAAAAAATCTATAACTGTGATTTTTTCTGCGCCGAATGTAGTCCGTTTTCCTATCATTAGAACTTCATaatctgaagaaaaaataaaggtaaaaacaaatatatatatatatatatatatatatatatatatgtgtgtacgtatgcatatgaatataatcatGTAAATCTTTATAATTACTTATTACATATGCTTACGTATTTAATTATCTGGTCATTCATTTGTGACACATTCATGCGGATAATATCCATTACAGATGTCATCGTGGAACGGCCCAATCCAGGACACTGTCCTTCCATCTACCAATCCTTATGGGAACTATACAGTGGTAGATACAGTGTCAGAAGGCCTACTCCACATGGTACATTCTCACTGGTACCAGTTCCCTCCAATGAATCCCCTCTGGTATGGACTTCTCGGTTTTGGATGGTTATTATGGGATCGCTATCACTGGCTGGTAACTTCGTTGTCATCTGGGTATTCATGACAACAAAAGCCCTACGATCAGCTGCCAATCTTTTGGTCGTCAACTTGGCTATCTCCGACTTCTTCATGATGCTTACTATGACTCCTCCTCTTTTTGTCAACGCTTACTGGGGAACATGGATTCTCAGTGCATTCTTCTGTGAGGTCTACGCTTTCCTCGGCTACGTGTCCATCTGGTCCATGGTCTTCATCACTGCTGACCGATACGTCATCGTCAAGGGAGTGTCTGCTGAACCTCTCAcatctggtggagccatgttgaGAATTGCTGGCACTTGGCTTTTCACTCTTGCCtggtgccttcctcccttcttcggatGGAACCGTTATGTGCCTGAGTGTAACATGCTTGCATGTGGTACTGACTACCTGACCGAGACTGAACTCTCCAGGAGCTATCTGTACGTCTACTCTGTATGGGTATATCTTTTCCTTCTTGCCTACACCATCTACAGTTACACTTTCATCGTTAAGGCTGTTTCTGCTTACGAGAAGGGAATGCGAGAACAAGCTAAGAAGATGGGAGTCAAGTCCTTGAGGAGTGAGGAAGCTCAGAAGACCTCAGCTGAATGCCGTCTGTGCAAGGTTGCTCTCATGACCGTCACCCTGTGGTTCGTGGCCTGGACCCCATACTTCATCATCAACTGGGGAGGTATGTTCAACAAGCCCATGGttactcctcttttctccatctgggGCTCCGTCTTCGCCAAGGCCAACGCCGTCTACAACCCCATCGTGTACGCCATCAGCCACCCCAAGTACCGTGCTGCCCTTAAAAAGAAGTTGCCTTGCCTTGCTTGTGCTACTGATGGCCGAGATGGAGGTTCTGACGCCGGATCTACTGCTACTGCTCAGGTCTCTGAGAAGACCGAGTCTGCCTAAGGAACCAATTTGTTGATTTTTCTAAAATCAAAGTCTTGTTCTCAATCCCTTATTATTGAGTTAGAATAAAAACTCCCTGCATCTAAACtacgattttttttatgtttttattttacaaaTGAAACCATGTTGAAAACTCCTGTTCAATATTTTAGTAAACAATTtattttaagaaagaaaagacggaCAGAaactatatatactgtacatgcaaTGCACGGATGAAATGCCCTTAAACAGGTGCCAAAAAGCACAATACTGAAGTAAATTCCACGCATCCATTAAAATATATACTAGCCTtaataaggaagaaaatataattgaaaaaaaaatacatgcattcatatatagctacgtacatatgggtgtgtgtgtatatatatatgcgtatttaacccaatgccacaggggaaaatgaataaaaaatgggggaaatgctgtgctcattttctatatttttgtgaaatgtctgcacatagatggctttgccagtggcttagccacagaggagtcaattagtagaccctgtgaccttacgtgatttgtaTTGACgagaaaaatgtatttcttattagtgctatgaacatcgatgttagttttattataaacattataattactataatgttataaacattaataacagcaaaataagataacgtaaaatgttttcgtaaatcaaagaaaagggtaaacgggcgagaccggcagtactcgtaatacacatcatacatacacattatgttcACCAGTCATCCTTAAATCTATAGTGGAATCAAGTGAACTGAAAGAATAAACCtccaaaaaaatagaaatagtttagctaaatatatttctaatatattagaaatatacatattttgaagaaaaaaaaacctacgTTATCAAAAAATATCCTAGTTTACCCTTTGATAGATTTTCATGTATGCTGTTCATATGTTTTGTCCTTCCTATAAATTTTGATGACCGAAAGGATATTCTATAAAACATCTTTACAGGTTAATAATCTTTATGAATAATAACGCTAATTAAAGTTGTTGTTACATTAATTATACTTCAATGATATTACTAAGTTTCGGGTCAAATTAGTTTATGTTGACTTCCATATCAAAATATTGGTTGAAgagatcaattttttttttttttttcttataaacgtATGAGGTCCTTTACATAATTGTTCGGGTGATAACCTTATGAACTTATAGTGAGGTATTAAAGGATATACGGGCACTTATATATTCGTACTTTGAACTTACAGGAAGGTAGTTATCAAAAACGcctgtatgaataaataagtttTCGATTGACATTAACCAGTGTCAGGTCAAAAGTCATCCGCATAATAACTTTTCCCCTTCAAAGATTCAGTAtaagaaacacaaaagaaattCAAAGCTTTCGGGACATATATTTGAAGTATCAAAAATCAGTCAAGCAcaaacatgtatgtctgtatatatgtgttggaGGACGAAGAAGTCGGTAATCTTATAACGTAAATACAAAGCTCCGCATGACTATATAAGAAGCGCATGCGAACCTGCGTTCCCAGTTACCTTCCGGGACTTAGCCAGAGAGGTGGTGCTTCGCCGAAGTAGTTCGATTCTGAAATTTCTTCAGCGGAAAAATCTTTTGTCGCAAAGGTAATTTCTGGAAACTATCTTTGTTTTCAGACCGAATATTCATGTGGAAACTTTAATTCgttagaattgaaaaaaaagaaaagaaaaaaaaacagggtcaTCCATACTAATAAAGActaagtatgaatgagaattagtatcttcaaatatatctcttgtattgtgaagttattcaaattcattcataccttttcaacatttctcaacatgaatacggtttatcaGTACTTCTTCTTTCGCCTAaagtctaaaagaaaaaaaatccttttcaatGCTTGCTTAAGTAAATACATCTCACATACGCACATGCCTccctcatttgtatatatatatttatgtatgtatgtatatatatttcgtatttcATATCAAGGTCGGAAAATCTAGAACTTCTTGTCTCATCCcttaatatattcattttgtaCAAAAAAGGCTTTtctaatataacatatatttgttttttgtattgctTATGTTTCTTTATAGTCTATATTCATACCAATTAATCTTTAgacctttttctattttcttgtgtACATAAAAAATGCATGAACACATATTATATTGCAATGACTAACTCATAACCGACATTGTAAATTCCATTGCAGATGTCGTCAGGGAACAGCCCAGTTCAGGACACTGTCCTTCCATCCACCAATCCCTATGGGAACTATACAGTGGTGGACACTGTACCAGAAAGCATGCTCCATATGGTGCGTTCTCACTGGTACCAGTTCCCTCCAATGAATCCTCTCTGGTCTTCTCGGCTTCTGGATGACTGTCATGGGAACATTGTCTATAGCTGGTAACTTTGTTGTCATCTGGGTATTCATGAATACCAAGAGTCTGCGATCACCTGCCAACCTGTTAGTTGTCAACTTAGCCCTCTCCGACTTCTTTATGATGGTCACCATGACTCCTTTTCTGGTCTATGCTTATTGGGAAACGTGAGTTCTCGGAGCATTCTTCTGTGAGATCTATGCCTTCTTCGGTTCATTCTTCGGCTGCGTGTCCATCTGGTCCATGGTCTTCATCACTGCTGACCGATACAACGTCATCATCAAGGGAGTGTCTGTTGAACCTCTCACATCTGGTGGAACCATGTTGAGGATTGCTGGCACTTGGCTTTTCACTCTTGCCtggtgccttcctcccttcttcggatGGAACCGTTATGTGCCTGAGGGTAACATGCTTGCATGTGGTACTGACTACCTGACCGAGACTGAACTCTCCAGGAGCTATCTGTACGTCTAGTCTGTATGGGtatatcttttccctcttgcCTACATCATCTACAGCTACAATTTCATCGTAAAGGCTGTCGCTGCTCACGAGAAGGGAATGCGAGAAAAAGTTAAGAAGTTAAGAGTCAAGTCCTTGAGGAGTGAGGAAGCTCAGAAGACCTCTGCTGAATGCCGTCTGTGCAAGGTTGCTCTCATGACCGTCACCCTGTGGTTCGTGGCATGGACCTCATACTTCATCATCAACTGGGGAGGCATGTTCAACAAACCCATTGtcactcctcttttctccatctgggGTTCCGTCTTCGCCAAGGCCAACGCCGTCTACAACCCCATCGTGTACGCCATCAGCCACCCCAAGTACCGAGCTGCCCTTGAGAAGAAGCTGCCTTGCCTATCCTGTGCTACTGATGGCCGAGATGGAGGTTCTGACGCCGGATCCACTGCTACTGCTGAAACGTCTGAGAAGACCGAGTCTGCCTAAGGCACCATGTTATTTTCTAAAATCAAAGTCTTGTAATCAGTCCCTTTATATTGAATTAGAATAAAAACTCCCAGCATCTGACCCTCGACTTTAATAGtaacctgttttcttttttttctttgacaaatTAAACCATATTGAAATCACCTGTTCAATATTTTAGTAAACAATCTATTTTCaagtaagaaaagaataatagaaaaaaaaactgtacataCAATGTATGGATGGAATGCTTTTAAAACAGATGCGGAAAAGCACAATGCTGAAGTAAATTCAACATATCCATTAAACTATGTGCTAGCTTtattaagaaagataaaatagaagaataaaagaaaatccatgtatccatctatagtctcgtgcatatatgtgtgtgtatgtatatgtatatatatacatacacacatataaatgtgtgttctatgtatatacatccttGTCATTGTACTTATgtgaatacataaattaatttgtgcatgtgtatgtaagcatgtgtttgtgtgtgtgggatatattatgtgtatgtttttatgtgtccattatatatatatatatatatatatatatatatatatatatatgcgtccttatatattcatatatatagatagagagagagtgtgtaataatgtatttatatataaacataaacatggttgaataaaagaacacaaaaacGAATATAGACACATAATCgcaaaacatatgtatgtatgtctatatctttcaGTACAAAACTATGCAAGTAATGAAGAAAAGGTTAATAATAGTGAAACAATCTTATGCTTTTAGAATTATATGCAGTGCAGATTGATAGATCAACATGCAGTTTTTCTGTTTTAATagacagatttttattattactattttatatctGTAAAACGAAAGAAATCGCAACCGATGAATAGATTCATAACATTTGGCAAATATGATTTTTGTTAACTAATTAATCAGGGGTCCTCCTTAAATCAACCATGAAATCAAATGAATTGAAGGgataaaaacactaacaaaagAGAGATAGTTCAGCTGAAAATATTCAAAATCTACAAATTTTGAAAACCCCTACATAAAAGATGTCCCGATCTTCCTTTTCGTAGACTTTTATTTTGTCTGCCGTTCATATGTTCTTATCCTTACTAGAAATTTTGATGGCCGAAAGAATACTCTATAAAAGATCTAATGGCATTAATTATAATCAGCTGATATTCACTGAGTTTTCGGGTTGAAATAGGTTTATGTTGACTTTCATATCAAAATTCTTGTTGAAGAGATCAAAAATTATTTTTCCTATAAACATATGAGGTCCTTTATATAATCATGTGGATGTTAACTGAATTTATAGTGGGGTAGTAGAGGAAATACGGGCACTTATATACTTTAACCTTAGTAAGCGGTAGTAAAGAGACCCCAGACGCCTGTATAATTAGAAAATTTTCCAATGATACTAATCAGTGTTAGATCAAAGGTTATCCGAATAATTTTTCACCTTCCAGGATTCGCTTTTCTTAATAACAgaatataagaaacaaaagaaagtcaGAGCTTCGGGGATATACATCTGTGAAGTATTAAAAAATCAAGcatgtatatcagtatgtatgtattagaggACGAAGAAGTCGGTAATCTTATAATGTAAATAGAAAGCTCCGCATGACTATATAAGAAGCGCATGCGAACCTGCATTCCCAGTTACCTTCCGGGACTCAGCCAGAGAGGTGGTGCTTCGCCGAAGTAGTTCGATTCTGAAATTTCTTCGGCGGAAAAATCTTTTGTCGCAAAGGTAATTTCTGGAAACTAATTTTGTTTTCAGACCGAATATTCATGTGGAAACTTTAATTCGTCAGAATTGGGAAAACAGGGTCATTCATACTAatatagaaagggtatgaatgagaattaatatcttcaaatatgtctcttgtattgtgaagatatttaaacacattcataccttttctatatttcacaatatgaatacggtttatcAGTACTTCTTCTTTCGCCTAaagtctaaaagaaaaaaaagatcaatgTTTGCCCTAAGCAAATACATGTCACATACGCATATGTCTCCCtcatttatgtgtgcgtatatatatataaatatatatatatatgtgtatgtatgtatgtatgtatatatatatatcttgcatttCATATTCAAGTCGGAAGATCTTGAACTCTTGTCTCATTCCTCAATATACTCATTTTGTACAGAATAGGCTTTTACTTATATAACATATCTCATCCTTTTTAATTTGTATGTTTTTCCTTATTGTCTATATTCATACCAATTAATCtttagctttttttctcttttcttgtgttcATAAAAAATGCATGAACAAATATTATATTGCAATGACTAACTCATAACCGACATTGTAAATTCCATTACAGATGTCGTCTTGGAACAGCCCAGTTCAGGACACTGTCCTTCCATCCACCAATCCCTATGGGAACTATACAGTGGTGGACACTGTACCAGAAAGCATGCTCCATATGGTGCATTCTCACTGGTACCAGTTCCCTCCAATGAATCCTCTCTGGTATGGTCTTCTCGGCTTCTGGATGACTGTCATGGGAACTTTGTCTATAGCTGGTAACTTTGTTGTCATCTGGGTATTCATGAATACCAAGAGTTTGCGATCACCTGCCAACCTGTTAGTTGTCAACTTAGCCATCTCCGACTTCTTTATGATGCTCACCATGACTCCTCCTCTTCTGGTCAATGCTTATTGGGGAACGTGGGTTCTCGGAGCATTCTTCTGTGAGATCTATGCCTTCTTCGGTTCATTCTTCGGCTGCGTGTCCATCTGGTCCATGGTCTTCATCACTGCTGACCGATACAACGTCATCGTCAAGGGAATGTCTGCTGAACCTCTCAcatctggtggagccatgttgaGGATTGCTGGCACTTGGCTTTTCACTCTTGCCtggtgccttcctcccttcttcggatGGAACCGTTATGTGCCTGAGGGTAACATGCTTGCATGTGGTACTGACTACTTGACCGAGACTGAACTCTCCAGGAGCTATCTGTACGTCTACTCTGTATGGGtatatcttttccctcttgcCTACATCATCTACAGCTACACTTTCATCGTTCAGGCTGTCGCTGCTCACGAGAAGGGAATGCGAGAACAGGCCAAGAAGATGGGAATCAAGTCTCTGAGAAGTGAGGAAGCTCAGAAGACCTCAGCTGAGTGCCGTCTGTGCAAGGTTGCTCTCATGACCGTGACTCTGTGGTTCGTAGCATGGACCCCCTACTTCGTCATCAACTGGGGAGGCATGTTCAACAAACCCATTGtcactcctcttttctccatctgggGTTCCGTCTTCGCCAAGGCCAACGCCGTCTACAACCCCATCGTGTACGCCATCAGCCACCCCAAGTACCGAGCTGCCCTTGAGAAGAAGCTGCCTTGCCTATCCTGTGCTACTGAGGGCCAAGATGGAGGTTCTGACGCCGGATCCACTGCTACTGCTGAAACGTCTGAGAAGACCGAGTCTGCCTAAGGCACCATGTTATTTTCTAAAATCAAAGTCTTGTAATCAGTCCCTTTATATTGAATTAGAATAAAAACTCCCAGCATCTGACCCTCGACTTTAATAGtaacctgttttctttctttctttgacaaaTGAAACCATATTGAAATCACCTGTTCAATATTTTAgtaaacaatttattttcaagtaagaaaaaaataataaacaaataaactgtaCATACAATGTATGGATGGATTGTTTTTAAAACAGATGCGAAAAAGCACAATGCTGAAGTAAATTCAACATATCCATTAAAATATGTGCTAGCTT from Penaeus chinensis breed Huanghai No. 1 chromosome 31, ASM1920278v2, whole genome shotgun sequence includes:
- the LOC125041847 gene encoding rhodopsin-like; translated protein: MSSWNSPVQDTVLPSTNPYGNYTVVDTVPESMLHMVHSHWYQFPPMNPLWYGLLGFWMTVMGTLSIAGNFVVIWVFMNTKSLRSPANLLVVNLAISDFFMMLTMTPPLLVNAYWGTWVLGAFFCEIYAFFGSFFGCVSIWSMVFITADRYNVIVKGMSAEPLTSGGAMLRIAGTWLFTLAWCLPPFFGWNRYVPEGNMLACGTDYLTETELSRSYLYVYSVWVYLFPLAYIIYSYTFIVQAVAAHEKGMREQAKKMGIKSLRSEEAQKTSAECRLCKVALMTVTLWFVAWTPYFVINWGGMFNKPIVTPLFSIWGSVFAKANAVYNPIVYAISHPKYRAALEKKLPCLSCATEGQDGGSDAGSTATAETSEKTESA